In one Polaribacter sp. ALD11 genomic region, the following are encoded:
- a CDS encoding RagB/SusD family nutrient uptake outer membrane protein produces the protein MKKIIYSIFIVLSFISCDDYLDIEPVGQVIPKSVEEYRSFLTSAYSIAKEHKVLTTYRTDELSLSEDALGVEHYEDLFIWNDVNPSPLASVFPYASLYNTIFYANHVINNEATIEGNQLDKEQLVGEAYALRAMQYFELINLYAKPYHKTTANTDAGVPITLKYDSEKEYPVKTVEEVYALILSDLAQAESLIKIEKQEVGYNYRFSMIAVKAFKSRVYLYQQEWQKAMDIANEALAMNAKIQNLNVDSSIMPSEYNSVESILALETVASFDMVNNTTISNTLIDAYNQSEDLRFSLYFKQKTDGSFRSKKNAENKFKVSYRTAELHLTIAECLAALNEDVLAKEKLISFAENRYTTDGFTAYKASVNTLNNNDLKTEILEERRREFAIEGHRWNDLRRTTQPKLVKTFNGVTYTLDKNDDRYVIPFPNDATINNPNL, from the coding sequence ATGAAAAAAATAATATATAGCATCTTTATCGTTTTAAGTTTTATCTCTTGTGATGATTACTTAGATATAGAACCCGTAGGGCAAGTAATTCCTAAATCTGTAGAAGAATATAGAAGTTTTTTAACTTCTGCATATTCAATAGCTAAAGAGCATAAGGTTTTAACAACCTACAGAACAGATGAGTTGTCTTTAAGTGAAGATGCATTGGGAGTAGAACATTACGAGGATCTTTTTATTTGGAATGATGTAAACCCAAGTCCATTAGCCAGTGTTTTTCCGTATGCAAGTTTATACAATACTATTTTTTATGCCAATCACGTAATAAATAATGAAGCAACTATTGAAGGAAATCAATTAGATAAAGAACAATTAGTAGGAGAAGCGTATGCTTTAAGAGCAATGCAGTATTTTGAGTTGATAAATTTATATGCAAAACCTTATCATAAAACAACTGCAAATACAGACGCTGGTGTGCCAATTACTTTAAAATATGATTCAGAAAAGGAATATCCCGTAAAAACAGTTGAAGAGGTATATGCTTTAATTTTAAGTGATTTAGCACAAGCAGAATCTTTAATAAAAATTGAAAAACAAGAGGTAGGTTATAACTATAGATTTTCAATGATAGCCGTAAAAGCTTTTAAATCTAGGGTTTATTTATACCAACAAGAATGGCAAAAAGCGATGGATATAGCAAATGAAGCTTTGGCAATGAATGCTAAAATTCAAAATTTAAATGTAGACAGTTCTATAATGCCATCAGAATACAACTCTGTAGAATCTATTTTGGCGTTAGAAACGGTTGCTTCTTTTGATATGGTGAACAATACAACTATTTCAAACACTTTAATTGATGCTTACAATCAATCGGAAGATTTACGTTTTTCACTCTACTTCAAGCAAAAGACAGACGGAAGTTTTCGTTCTAAAAAAAATGCAGAAAATAAGTTTAAAGTTTCTTACAGAACAGCCGAATTACATTTAACCATTGCAGAATGTTTAGCAGCGTTAAATGAAGACGTTTTGGCAAAAGAGAAGTTAATCTCATTTGCAGAAAATAGATACACAACCGATGGTTTTACTGCTTATAAAGCAAGTGTAAATACATTAAACAATAATGACTTAAAAACAGAAATCTTAGAAGAACGTAGAAGAGAGTTTGCTATAGAAGGTCATAGATGGAATGATTTAAGAAGAACAACGCAACCTAAATTAGTAAAAACTTTTAACGGCGTAACCTATACTTTAGATAAAAATGATGACAGATATGTTATTCCTTTTCCTAATGATGCAACTATTAATAACCCCAATCTATAA